Proteins encoded within one genomic window of Vidua macroura isolate BioBank_ID:100142 chromosome 2, ASM2450914v1, whole genome shotgun sequence:
- the CTC1 gene encoding CST complex subunit CTC1 isoform X2: protein MQRTLPRTYLILVGYLADGRQENKEEVVDGCLYVKDNTGIIPCELLHFELEWLESLFVFPSWSYIPQTDQSAAGYLEILVDPVPVNAPKEVLHSIPVTSPVSAEPLLTSRIPYKKRSKLTVAGELTRLGPLLCIHHKTFFFLFLKCFASAVCVPVLVQKPSQLLWRRVFQLGQRYTITGLSMSSLKKSGQKMFVTSVSSCLLPCCAEQVREQPLNSASQGESTQYSFLETAEQLSCSLQLGAEEERPRPTKESKIISYVGFVTKILNVQAGLFLLDNQVCLCLAYQPLLNSARGLRPGACVELIDVHLLQKPLVSFPFTVLSACLHSMVVLKSFSRLSTPYQPLASSGNLCLQLLFRFNLGMPLYLWLVSLLETFEERFSCFFGRRRLLSSTHQNPGAAEKFLVPLLQAMVPDREEARDIYNEILSKKHQCPLQKYLTLNPPCQAPSLSAVCRVAEQKSWEGFSPSQLLSPLEAQHMGTQELNRRLAWSYCTLSAETFQPQLILLGVLRVSSRSSSLQLQDKSSALRCVISHKDGSPFAQTALIGSLLQVENYQLVVERFLKTDFPSWEHLENLEHVREKKTSVYVQFYLEDVQVLHAAEGQIQKYLRSGSSSSLRNKKDGSTTSELETPEAKMLKLEDPKADAGRDENCQGGQSRGTRTTSCVSHLFLVTQKEGLMSRNYQLPAEEHKEEHELQCSFQATVLWLGRPQLWSHHREIGNLSELEETGCDGKEGVMQQEALLLFMGKSLRWFPFLHVDGLYRITVPCCSDLEVFYKLCSPHVPATLLSRPSCPLCLLVQDGWHLEHETWISCLPEHQLTALSVLTGMDQRIASIPEVLSSSFTGSLVSFCGEIVERTLCASPKNEKPPGHPKQIGTLLSTDHSVKLSVSAAPDSPVVMDIYITATYLQHLRGLLPGAKILFQNLERKISRFHNVYCTYIASSSMSIVSLPVSHLPFSSSPAGEASSPSLVFLSSLRPQLQNLAQARILCHLSCVLTVCLQWICSLCSCIFKEGRCTRHNPPCPSQTGVRQASARVVVEDGTGEAVVLCRNEHVAAVLGLSLLEWEAVQNCVQSRGSVFIQHGEAPGTGCLEEPEDLVACYLRSLCKSPLICRPILLDFSIDRKPSKILQPAPLQLRNFRCGEVEFVSRVGPRLSLLCLKVEEVGQDALCYLNSQRMSRTSSSC, encoded by the exons GATTCCATATAAGAAAAGATCAAAGCTTACTGTAGCAGGGGAATTGACCAGACTCGGGCCTCTCCTTTGTATTCACCACAAGacattcttctttctgtttctgaagtgCTTTGCCTCTGCTGtttgtgtccctgtgctggtgcaA AAACCCAGCCAGCTGCTGTGGCGTCGTGTCTTCCAGCTGGGTCAGAGGTACACAATCACTGGCCTGAGTATGTCCAGCCTGAAGAAATCTGGACAAAAAATGTTTGTCACTAGTGtttcttcctgccttctgccctgctgtgcagagcaggtgagggagcAGCCACTGAACAGTGCTTCACAAGGAGAATCCACTCAGTATTCTTTCCTTGAGactgctgagcagctcagtTGCTCCTTGCAGCTGGGGGCTGAAGAGGAGAGGCCAAGACCAACCAAAGAGTCCAAGATCATCTCCTATGTG GGATTTGTCACCAAAATACTCAATGTCCAAGCTGGTCTCTTTTTACTGGATAACCAAGTCTGCTTGTGCCTTGCTTACCAGCCACTGCTGAACTCTGCACGGGGACTCCGACCAGGAGCCTGTGTGGAG CTCATCGACGTCCACCTCCTGCAGAAGCCTCTGGTGTCTTTCCCTTTCACTGTACTCAGTGCTTGCCTGCACAGCATGGTTGTGCTGAAGAGTTTCTCAAGGCTCAGCACCCCCTACCAGCCCCTGGCCTCTTCAGGAAATCTCTGCTTACAGCTGCTCTTCCGCTTCAATCTGGGAATGCCACTGTACCTCTGGCTGGTGAGCCTCCTGGAGACGTTTGAGGAGAG attttcttgtttctttgggCGCCGTCGACTGCTTAGCTCTACGCACCAaaaccctggagctgctgaaaagtTCCTTGTCCCCCTTCTGCAAGCTATGGTGCCAGACAGAGAAGAAGCAAGAGATATTTATAATGAAATTCTATCAAAAAAACACCAGTGTCCCCTGCAGAAA TATTTGACTCTGAACCCTCCATGCCAGGCCCCATCTCTGTCTGCAGTTTGCCGTGTGGCAGAACAGAAGAGCTGGGAAGGCTTCAGTCCATCACAGTTGCTTTCCCCCTTGGAGGCACAGCATATGGGCACCCAGGAGCTGAATCGCAGACTGGCCTGGTCCTACTGCACACTCTCAGCAGAAACTTTCCAGCCCCAACTG ATACTCCTGGGTGTGCTGAGGGTCTCCTCCAGGAGCAGttccctccagctgcaggacaaGAGCAGCGCACTTCGCTGTGTGATCTCCCATAAGGATGGTAGCCCCTTTGCCCAGACTGCTCTCATAG GATCACTCTTGCAGGTGGAAAACTACCAGCTCGTAGTGGAAAGATTCCTTAAGACTGATtttccctcctgggaacacctggaaaatCTGGAGcatgtgagagagaaaaaaactag TGTCTATGTGCAGTTCTACTTGGAGGATGTTCAGGTTCTCCATGCTGCTGAAGGACAAATCCAGAAATACCTTAGGAGTGGAAGCAGCTCCTCTTTGAGGAATAAGAAAGATGGCAGCACAACATCTGAGCTGGAAACCCCAGAggcaaaaatgctgaaattggAGGATCCGAAGGCAGATGCTGGCAGAGATGAGAACTGTCAGGGGGGCCAGAGCAGGGGGACCAGAACAACGAGCTGTGTATCTCACCTGTTTTTGGTTACCCAGAAAGAGGGTCTCATGTCACGCAATTACCAACTGCCTGCAGAAGAACATAAAGAAGAACATGAGCTGCAGTGCAGTTTCCAAGCCACAGTGCTGTGGCTGGGCAGACCACAGCTCTGGAGCCACCACAGAGAAATCGGGAATCTATCGGAGCTGGAAGAGACTGGCTGTGATGGAAAAGAGGGTGTGATGCAGCAAGAA GCACTACTGCTCTTTATGGGGAAGTCTCTGCGATGGTTTCCATTCCTGCACGTGGATGGGCTGTATCGCATCACTGTGCCCTGCTGCTCG GACTTGGAAGTGTTCTACAAGCTCTGTTCTCCACATGTGCCAGCAACACTCCTGAGCAGGCCATCCTGCCCCCTGTGCCTGCTTGTCCAAGATGGCTGGCACTTAGAGCATGAGACCTGGATCTCCTGTCTGCCTGAGCACCAG CTGACAGCCCTGTCAGTGCTGACAGGCATGGACCAGAGAATTGCCTCCATTCCAGAAGTGCTTAGCAGCAG TTTCACAGGTtctcttgtttctttctgtggTGAGATTGTGGAGAGGACCTTGTGTGCCTCTCCCAAGAATGAGAAGCCACCTGGCCATCCAAAGCAGATAG GGACTCTGCTGTCCACGGATCACAGTGTAAAGCTCAGcgtctctgctgctccagacTCCCCTGTTGTGATGGACATTTACATTACTGCCACCTACCTGCAGCATCTCAGGGGTTTGCTACCTGGAGCCAAGATCCTCTTCCAGAACTTGGAACGCAAGATCTCAAG ATTCCATAATGTTTATTGCACATACATTGCCTCCAGCTCTATGAGCATCGTATCTCTGCCAGTTTCTCACCTACCTTTTTCTTCTAG TCCCGCAGGAGAAGCCTCATCCCCCTCACTAGTGTTTCTATCCAGCTTGAGACCTCAGCTGCAAAATCTGGCCCAGGCCCGGATTTTATGCCACTTGTCCTGTGTACTGACTGTGTGCCTGCAATGGATTTGCTCACTTTGCAGCTGCATCTTCAAAGAG GGGAGGTGCACCCGACATAATCCTCCATGTCCATCACAAACAGGAGTGAGGCAAGCCAGTGCACG GGTGGTGGTGGAGGATGGAACAGGTGAAgctgtggtgctgtgcaggaatGAACatgtggcagcagtgctgggcctGAGCCTTCTCGAGTGGGAAGCAGTGCAGAactgtgtgcagagcaggggcagTGTGTTCATTCAGCACGGGGAAGCTCCTGGAACAGGG TGTCTAGAGGAACCTGAGGATCTTGTTGCTTGTTACCTAAGGAGTCTGTGCAAAAGTCCTCTCATATGTCGCCCTATCCTGTTGGATTTCAGCATAGACAGGAAGCCCTCCAAGATCCTGCAGCCTG ctcccctgcaGCTGCGGAATTTTCGCTGTGGTGAAGTGGAGTTCGTGTCACGAGTGGGGCCTCGTCTGAGCCTGCTGTGCCTGAAGGTGGAGGAAGTGGGACAAGATGCCTTATGCTACCTGAACAGCCAGAGGATGAGCAGGACATCCAGTTCCTGCTGA
- the VTCN1 gene encoding V-set domain-containing T-cell activation inhibitor 1, whose product MGCEGGGLCTNAVLSFFPNSMTTVIVILAAVIALIIGFGVSGKHSISVTALTSPGNIGQRSVLGCSFEPDIQMDSIAIQWAKKGVAGLVHEFKGGKDHLQEQDPSFQGRTAVFADQVIGGNASLELRDVQLSDAGTYQCSVTTARGSGAAVLQYRTGAFSIPVVQVENSSHGDMLQCEAPRWFPRPAMHWTAYSDTGEHLPHTANTSYKLNPENITVKVVSLLHNITANATYACVIENSIAKAMVNIKVTDFSTTKVTNLQLVNVNAESVSSSFPACHWMLLLPLYLLSI is encoded by the exons ATGGGCTGTGAAGGAGGTGGGCTCTGCACTAATGctgtcctttcctttttccccaatAGCATGACTACAGTCATTGTCATCCTGGCTGCAGTGATTGCCCTGATCATTGGTTTTGGTGTCTCAG GAAAGCACTCCATCAGTGTGACGGCGCTGACGTCTCCAGGGAACATTGGCCAGCGCAGTGTCCTGGGCTGCTCTTTCGAGCCCGACATCCAGATGGACAGCATAGCAATCCAGTGGGCCAAGAAGGGGGTAGCTGGGCTGGTTCACGAGTTTAAGGGTGGGAAGGACCACCTGCAAGAGCAAGATCCATCATTTCAGGGCCGCACGGCCGTGTTTGCGGACCAAGTGATTGGCGGGAATGCTTCCCTGGAGCTGAGGGATGTGCAGCTCTCTGATGCTGGCACCTACCAGTGCTCTGTCACCACAGCCAGAGGAagtggagcagcagtgctgcagtaCAGGACAGGAG CCTTCAGCATCCCCGTGGTACAGGTGGAGAACAGCAGCCATGGGGACATGCTGCAGTGTGAAGCCCCACGCTGGTTCCCTCGCCCTGCCATGCACTGGACGGCCTACAGTGACACTGGGGAGCACCTGCCCCACACTGCCAACACCAGCTACAAGCTGAACCCCGAAAACATCACTGTGAAGGTGGTTTCCCTCCTGCACAACATCACTGCCAATGCCACCTACGCCTGCGTGATTGAAAACAGTATTGCCAAGGCTATGGTCAACATCAAAGTGACAG ATTTCAGCACTACAAAGGTGACCAACTTGCAGCTGGTGAACGTGAATGCAGAGTCAGTGTCATCCTCCTTTCCAGCCTGTCACTGGATGCTTCTGCTTCCCTTGTACCTGCTGTCAATATAA